One genomic region from Glaciimonas sp. PAMC28666 encodes:
- a CDS encoding alpha/beta hydrolase, giving the protein MTDTLLPTQEITTSATPSASVIWMHGLGADGSDFVPIVKELDLSGCPGIRFIFPDAPTIPVTINNGHVMPAWYDIFTPDLVKREDEAGLRKSQLQINALIAQEIARGVPANKIVIAGFSQGCAMALQTGLRYPEKLAGLMCLSGYLPLRDTIENERSSANQDTPIFMAHGTADPVVVLNRAEQSRDILNQLGYQIEWHAYRMQHSVCAEEVADIGSWLRRTLS; this is encoded by the coding sequence ATGACCGATACCCTCCTTCCTACCCAAGAAATTACGACCTCCGCCACGCCTTCCGCAAGCGTTATCTGGATGCATGGCCTCGGTGCCGACGGTTCCGACTTCGTGCCAATCGTAAAAGAACTCGACCTGAGCGGCTGTCCTGGCATTCGTTTCATTTTTCCCGATGCGCCGACTATCCCGGTGACGATTAACAACGGGCATGTGATGCCAGCCTGGTATGACATTTTCACTCCCGACCTGGTAAAACGTGAAGATGAAGCCGGACTAAGAAAATCCCAGTTGCAGATTAACGCGCTGATTGCGCAAGAAATTGCGCGCGGTGTTCCAGCCAATAAAATTGTTATTGCCGGATTTTCACAAGGCTGTGCAATGGCCTTACAAACCGGTTTGCGGTATCCGGAGAAATTGGCTGGGTTGATGTGTCTGTCGGGCTACCTGCCACTGCGCGACACAATAGAGAACGAGCGATCCAGCGCGAATCAGGACACCCCCATTTTTATGGCGCACGGAACTGCCGATCCAGTGGTTGTCCTCAACCGGGCGGAGCAGTCGCGCGATATATTAAACCAACTCGGTTATCAAATCGAATGGCATGCCTATCGCATGCAACATTCGGTATGCGCGGAAGAAGTCGCCGACATCGGTAGCTGGCTTCGTCGCACACTGTCGTAA
- a CDS encoding heavy-metal-associated domain-containing protein: MIEFNVQDMTCGHCVGRITKAINALDIRARVEAKIAEKKVSIESEMDADQLAQAIQDAGYTPLPI, translated from the coding sequence ATGATTGAATTTAACGTTCAGGATATGACTTGCGGCCATTGCGTGGGTCGGATCACGAAGGCGATTAATGCATTAGATATTCGGGCCAGGGTGGAGGCAAAGATTGCTGAAAAAAAGGTCTCGATAGAAAGCGAAATGGACGCCGACCAGCTGGCGCAGGCGATACAGGACGCCGGTTATACACCGTTGCCTATTTGA
- a CDS encoding heavy metal translocating P-type ATPase, which yields MHNATSSNTATSKEFELPIEGMSCASCVSHVEKALSKVLGVQQVSVNLATEMASVSSDQATAFSTLITAVEKAGYNVKQQELELAIDGMSCASCVGRVEKALLKVHGVQSASVNLATELATIEIVDGTPTELLIKAVEAAGYTATLPSAQPIPVSNSRSLSAGWPSWWRVAVSALLTAPLILPMLLMVTGQHWELSGWWQLAFATPVQFWLGARFYRTAWRALKAWTGNMDLLVALGTSAAFGLSLYQLLTSDALAMGHLYFEASAAVMTLVLLGKWLETRAKHQTVDAIHALQALRPDHATVRRDGIDQQVAVSALRVEDIVVVRAGERIAIDGKILEGFSHVDESLLTGESLPVAKQLNDQVSAGAINGEGVLLVRTTATGAETSLSRIIRLVEQAQVAKAPIQRLVDQVSAVFVPVVLLIAVVTLLGWGLFNGNWEQAILNAVAVLVIACPCALGLATPTAIMVGTGVAARYGILIKDAHALEIAHRINVVAFDKTGTLTLGRPTLITCQSGAITAANGEALPKNSLKNPAPEKEQPDPTMFDTDLLALAAAVQRNSEHPLGHAIMAAATAMNLSYPIATEVRSVAGRGIEARIEDRLYLLGSSRWMRELGVAMDSLAEYAANLEAEGRTISWLASAPLGVGTKPVMRGLLAFGDIVKPSARIAVAQLQRLSIRVAMLSGDNWGSANAVGKKLGIADIQAEILPADKASAITGLKKNGAVVAMVGDGVNDAPALAAADVGVAMSTGTDVAMQAAAITLMRGDPALVADAIAISRRTYNKIRQNLFWAFFYNVVGIPLAALGLLNPVLAGAAMAFSSVSVVSNALLLRRWKPEQSKSPSNAERSQDGH from the coding sequence ATGCACAACGCCACCAGCAGTAACACCGCAACCTCCAAAGAATTTGAACTTCCTATTGAAGGGATGAGTTGCGCTTCCTGCGTCAGCCATGTCGAAAAGGCATTAAGCAAGGTGCTCGGCGTGCAGCAGGTCAGCGTCAACCTCGCTACAGAAATGGCGTCCGTTAGCTCCGACCAGGCGACCGCTTTCAGCACATTAATTACCGCCGTGGAAAAAGCGGGGTACAACGTTAAACAACAGGAACTCGAGCTTGCAATCGACGGAATGAGTTGTGCTTCTTGCGTCGGCAGAGTAGAAAAAGCGTTGCTTAAAGTGCATGGCGTGCAATCGGCATCTGTCAATCTTGCGACCGAACTGGCTACCATTGAGATAGTCGATGGAACACCAACTGAACTATTAATAAAAGCCGTTGAAGCGGCTGGCTACACGGCTACATTGCCCTCGGCACAACCGATACCGGTTAGTAACTCACGAAGCTTAAGCGCCGGATGGCCGAGTTGGTGGCGCGTTGCTGTTTCCGCCCTGCTCACCGCACCTTTAATTCTTCCTATGCTGCTAATGGTGACCGGCCAGCACTGGGAACTGTCTGGCTGGTGGCAATTGGCTTTTGCAACGCCGGTACAGTTCTGGTTGGGCGCGAGGTTCTATCGCACGGCATGGCGCGCGCTGAAGGCCTGGACCGGCAATATGGACCTATTGGTAGCGCTTGGCACCAGCGCCGCGTTTGGTTTGTCTCTCTACCAACTACTCACCTCCGATGCGCTTGCCATGGGACACCTGTATTTTGAAGCGTCAGCGGCTGTAATGACCTTGGTCCTGCTCGGAAAATGGCTGGAAACACGTGCCAAACATCAAACCGTGGATGCGATTCACGCCTTACAGGCGTTACGTCCAGACCACGCAACGGTGCGTCGTGACGGCATTGATCAACAGGTTGCCGTCAGCGCCTTACGAGTCGAGGATATCGTAGTTGTGCGCGCCGGTGAACGCATCGCCATCGACGGTAAGATACTGGAAGGTTTCAGCCATGTTGATGAATCCCTATTGACCGGCGAAAGTTTGCCAGTGGCAAAACAATTAAACGATCAGGTGAGTGCCGGTGCTATCAATGGCGAAGGCGTGTTGCTGGTTCGCACCACCGCGACCGGAGCCGAAACGTCCTTATCTCGCATCATTCGCCTGGTTGAACAAGCACAGGTCGCAAAGGCACCGATTCAGCGCCTGGTCGATCAGGTCAGTGCTGTGTTCGTGCCAGTGGTATTGCTTATTGCGGTGGTAACGCTACTTGGCTGGGGTCTGTTTAACGGCAACTGGGAGCAAGCGATCCTGAACGCTGTAGCAGTCCTGGTCATTGCCTGTCCGTGCGCACTAGGCCTTGCCACGCCGACGGCCATCATGGTTGGCACCGGCGTGGCGGCACGCTATGGGATTCTGATAAAGGATGCACACGCACTTGAAATTGCCCATCGGATTAATGTTGTTGCATTCGACAAAACCGGCACGCTGACCTTGGGTCGCCCAACACTGATTACCTGTCAGTCCGGCGCAATCACCGCCGCAAATGGGGAAGCGTTACCCAAAAATTCTCTGAAAAATCCTGCGCCCGAGAAGGAGCAACCCGATCCCACGATGTTTGACACCGACTTGCTCGCGTTAGCTGCCGCGGTACAACGCAATAGCGAGCATCCTTTGGGCCACGCTATCATGGCCGCTGCGACAGCAATGAATCTATCGTACCCAATCGCGACTGAGGTTCGAAGCGTCGCCGGTCGTGGAATCGAAGCGCGTATTGAAGATCGACTCTACCTTCTGGGCAGCTCGCGCTGGATGCGAGAGCTCGGTGTTGCGATGGATTCTCTTGCAGAATATGCGGCCAACCTGGAGGCGGAGGGCCGCACTATTTCCTGGCTCGCCAGTGCGCCTTTGGGTGTCGGCACCAAGCCTGTTATGCGTGGCCTGCTCGCCTTCGGCGACATCGTGAAACCCTCTGCCAGAATTGCGGTCGCACAGTTACAGCGACTCTCGATCAGGGTTGCCATGTTGAGTGGCGACAACTGGGGCAGCGCGAACGCGGTAGGCAAAAAACTCGGTATTGCTGACATTCAGGCCGAAATCCTTCCTGCCGACAAAGCGAGCGCAATCACAGGACTCAAGAAAAATGGCGCGGTGGTGGCGATGGTTGGCGATGGTGTTAACGATGCACCAGCGCTAGCTGCGGCTGATGTCGGCGTGGCCATGTCGACCGGCACCGATGTCGCCATGCAAGCTGCGGCGATCACCCTGATGCGCGGTGACCCGGCGCTCGTCGCTGACGCCATTGCCATTTCACGCCGTACATATAACAAGATCCGACAAAACCTGTTCTGGGCATTTTTCTACAATGTGGTGGGTATTCCATTGGCGGCGCTAGGATTGCTAAACCCGGTCCTGGCAGGCGCAGCAATGGCGTTCAGCAGCGTGAGCGTGGTGAGTAACGCCTTACTGTTGCGGCGCTGGAAACCGGAACAAAGTAAATCGCCTTCCAATGCAGAAAGGAGTCAGGATGGACATTGA
- the cueR gene encoding Cu(I)-responsive transcriptional regulator: MNIGGAANASGVSAKMIRHYEEIGLIPPAARTDAGYRLYSERDVHLLRFIRQSRMLGFSMKQIAALIGLWLDQSRPSSKVKQLAQQHIRDLNEKIIELQAMKSTLERLANNCHGDARPECPILDGLAQQQVPPFA; encoded by the coding sequence ATGAACATCGGCGGGGCGGCAAACGCTTCGGGCGTTTCAGCAAAGATGATTCGCCATTATGAAGAAATCGGCTTGATCCCCCCTGCAGCCCGCACCGACGCCGGCTATCGACTTTACAGTGAACGCGACGTGCATTTACTGCGCTTTATCCGACAGAGCCGGATGTTGGGATTTTCAATGAAACAAATTGCTGCACTCATCGGATTATGGCTTGATCAATCACGACCGAGCAGTAAAGTTAAACAGCTGGCGCAGCAACACATCCGGGACCTTAATGAAAAAATTATTGAACTACAGGCCATGAAATCAACTTTGGAACGTCTGGCGAACAACTGTCACGGGGATGCTCGACCCGAGTGCCCGATTCTGGATGGATTGGCGCAACAGCAAGTACCTCCTTTTGCTTAG
- a CDS encoding plastocyanin/azurin family copper-binding protein — protein MKRNFLPSLLLSSIVCAFTISTLTIPSLSHADTQHRQTTDTDTAGSPGKAGAASRTIHIEMADDMRFTPSDVTVKQGETIKFVVANKGKLVHEMVIGNAAELAEHAQLMRKMPDMKHEEANQITVEPGKTANLIWKFSKAMKVDFACLEPGHFEAGMKGKVNVIVSK, from the coding sequence ATGAAGCGCAATTTCTTACCTTCTTTACTTTTATCTTCTATTGTTTGTGCGTTTACCATCAGCACGTTAACAATCCCAAGCCTCTCTCACGCGGATACCCAGCATCGCCAAACAACCGATACCGATACAGCAGGATCACCGGGTAAGGCCGGCGCGGCAAGCCGTACGATTCATATCGAGATGGCAGATGACATGCGCTTTACGCCGTCGGATGTCACAGTGAAACAGGGCGAGACGATCAAATTCGTGGTCGCCAATAAGGGAAAGTTGGTGCATGAAATGGTGATTGGTAACGCTGCAGAACTCGCCGAACATGCCCAATTGATGCGCAAGATGCCAGATATGAAACACGAAGAGGCGAATCAAATCACAGTCGAACCGGGCAAAACTGCAAATTTGATCTGGAAATTCAGCAAAGCAATGAAGGTTGACTTCGCCTGCCTGGAACCGGGTCATTTTGAAGCGGGCATGAAAGGAAAAGTGAACGTGATTGTCAGCAAGTAA
- a CDS encoding copper-binding protein: MSAINFANHTDITTIEKVTSMAHLYLVSNFMVIAFTLLIGVPLTSMANTNVNSIDSKAELSEPNENFELPLVNGEIIKIDPLINAITLRHDQIPNFGMPAMTMTFNVSDSEMLHQFKAGDAVKFSIGKRDGALTIVSLEMNS; this comes from the coding sequence ATGAGTGCGATCAACTTCGCAAATCATACCGACATCACCACTATTGAAAAGGTTACCTCGATGGCACATTTGTACTTAGTAAGTAATTTTATGGTGATAGCGTTCACCCTCCTTATCGGGGTGCCATTAACCAGCATGGCCAACACTAATGTGAATAGCATCGATAGCAAAGCGGAATTAAGTGAACCGAATGAAAATTTTGAACTGCCGCTGGTCAATGGTGAAATCATCAAAATTGATCCGTTAATCAATGCCATCACACTGCGGCATGATCAAATACCCAATTTTGGGATGCCTGCGATGACGATGACATTTAACGTGAGCGATAGTGAGATGTTGCACCAGTTCAAAGCAGGAGACGCTGTGAAATTTTCGATTGGAAAACGCGATGGCGCGTTGACTATCGTAAGCCTGGAAATGAATTCCTGA
- the purU gene encoding formyltetrahydrofolate deformylase — MSYPEYILTLSCVDQRGIVHRVSGFLAEYGCNIIDSAQFGDAQSSLFFMRVHFASENPTLGDDLLRDSFAALAATMQMSWQLNDAAKKPRMLLMVSKIGHCLNDLLFRYKSGLLEVEIPAIVSNHTDFYQLAASYNIPFHHLPLANGASAAAKLAQESRILELVETNNIDLVVLARYMQILSPALCTALKGRAINIHHSFLPSFKGAKPYYQAHDRGVKLIGATAHFVTGDLDEGPIIEQDVARVDHAMAPDTLTAIGRDVESVVLARAVKWFVEHRILLNGHKTVVFK; from the coding sequence ATGAGCTACCCAGAATATATTCTTACCTTGTCTTGTGTTGATCAGCGCGGCATTGTCCATCGTGTATCGGGCTTTTTAGCCGAATATGGCTGCAATATCATCGATTCTGCGCAATTCGGTGACGCGCAATCAAGTTTGTTTTTTATGCGCGTGCATTTCGCTTCGGAAAATCCCACTCTTGGCGACGACCTGTTGCGTGACTCTTTTGCCGCCTTGGCGGCGACCATGCAGATGTCGTGGCAACTCAATGATGCCGCGAAGAAACCGCGAATGCTGCTAATGGTTTCCAAAATCGGTCATTGCCTGAACGACTTGTTGTTCAGATACAAGAGCGGTCTGCTGGAGGTAGAAATTCCTGCGATTGTTTCCAATCACACCGATTTTTATCAATTAGCGGCCAGTTACAACATTCCCTTTCACCATCTCCCGCTGGCAAATGGCGCATCTGCGGCCGCTAAATTGGCGCAAGAATCACGCATATTGGAGTTGGTTGAAACCAATAATATTGATTTAGTAGTGTTAGCGCGTTATATGCAAATATTGTCACCTGCTTTATGTACGGCTCTGAAAGGGCGGGCGATCAACATTCATCACTCCTTCCTGCCCAGCTTTAAAGGTGCTAAACCCTATTATCAGGCGCACGACCGTGGCGTGAAGCTGATCGGGGCAACCGCGCACTTCGTGACCGGCGATTTGGACGAGGGCCCGATTATCGAGCAAGATGTCGCCCGGGTCGACCATGCCATGGCACCCGATACGTTGACTGCGATTGGTCGCGACGTGGAGTCCGTGGTACTTGCGCGTGCGGTCAAGTGGTTTGTGGAACATCGGATACTGCTTAACGGCCATAAGACCGTGGTCTTTAAGTAA
- a CDS encoding polymer-forming cytoskeletal protein has product MLRSETLFGKRETPTPNSPLSATNNLSSNSPSTFPKAGNQVTSTANSMLSTQHSNASSTTEGGSKLIVGPNIKLKGVEITDCDTLVVEGRVEATMNSRVIHIAEKGAFIGSAEIDLAEIHGEFNGDLTVREKLVIYATGKVSGKIRYGKVVIEEGGQLIGEVQVGTAAAKTAPPAAVAAVPSTTV; this is encoded by the coding sequence ATGCTTCGTTCAGAAACGCTTTTTGGTAAGCGCGAAACACCAACACCAAATTCCCCTCTTAGTGCAACCAATAATTTGTCGTCGAATAGCCCATCTACTTTTCCAAAGGCTGGCAATCAAGTGACTTCAACCGCTAATTCCATGCTGTCTACACAACACTCTAATGCTTCCAGCACGACTGAAGGTGGGAGTAAGTTGATCGTCGGGCCGAATATAAAGCTTAAAGGCGTCGAAATTACTGATTGCGATACACTTGTCGTTGAAGGTCGTGTTGAAGCCACCATGAATTCGCGTGTCATTCATATTGCCGAGAAGGGTGCTTTCATCGGCTCTGCGGAAATCGATCTGGCTGAAATTCACGGCGAATTCAATGGCGATCTGACTGTTCGGGAAAAATTGGTCATTTATGCCACCGGCAAGGTTTCAGGGAAGATTCGGTACGGTAAGGTCGTGATTGAAGAAGGCGGTCAACTGATCGGCGAAGTGCAAGTTGGAACGGCTGCTGCTAAAACTGCCCCACCTGCTGCTGTCGCTGCGGTGCCCTCGACCACCGTATAA
- a CDS encoding thymidylate synthase, whose product MKQYLDLVQMVLDNGSWQENRTGIRTISMPGAMMRFDLQKEGFPAVTTKRLAFKSVVGELVGFLRASRSAADFRALGCKVWDQNANENAAWRANPYRLGEDDLGPVYGVQWRAWPAYKLLEKTELGQIADAQQRGYQLISSLQDDGKEKVLLYKAIDQLRECLDTIMENPGSRRILFHGWNCAELDAIALPACHLLYQFLPNAATKEISLCLYIRSNDIGLGTPFNLAEAAALLHLVGRLTGYTPRWFTYFIGDAHIYENHLSMLEEQLQRAPHAAPRLLISDRIPDFAKTGKYEPEWLEKIEPGDFSLENYEHHPALTAPMAV is encoded by the coding sequence ATGAAGCAATACCTCGATCTGGTACAGATGGTTCTGGACAATGGAAGCTGGCAGGAAAACCGTACGGGAATAAGAACGATCAGCATGCCCGGCGCGATGATGCGTTTTGACCTGCAAAAGGAAGGTTTTCCAGCGGTCACGACAAAGAGGCTGGCCTTTAAGTCCGTAGTCGGAGAACTGGTGGGGTTTTTAAGAGCGTCCCGAAGTGCCGCTGACTTTCGCGCATTGGGATGCAAGGTGTGGGACCAGAATGCCAATGAAAACGCTGCATGGCGTGCCAATCCGTATCGCTTGGGAGAGGATGACCTCGGTCCGGTTTATGGCGTCCAGTGGCGTGCGTGGCCAGCCTACAAGCTTTTGGAAAAAACTGAGTTAGGTCAGATCGCAGATGCGCAGCAAAGAGGTTATCAGTTGATATCCTCTTTGCAAGATGACGGGAAAGAAAAAGTGCTTTTATATAAAGCCATCGATCAATTGCGCGAATGCCTGGATACGATCATGGAAAATCCTGGCAGTCGACGGATATTATTTCACGGGTGGAATTGTGCCGAGCTTGATGCCATAGCCCTTCCCGCATGCCACCTTTTATATCAATTCCTGCCCAATGCGGCGACCAAAGAAATTTCGCTCTGCCTTTACATACGCAGTAATGACATCGGACTGGGCACGCCATTCAATCTCGCCGAAGCAGCCGCCTTGCTGCATCTGGTAGGACGGCTGACCGGATATACGCCGCGCTGGTTTACTTATTTTATTGGCGATGCGCATATCTACGAGAATCATTTAAGCATGCTTGAAGAACAACTCCAACGCGCGCCCCACGCCGCCCCACGTTTGCTGATATCGGATCGCATTCCTGACTTTGCAAAAACAGGAAAGTACGAACCAGAGTGGCTGGAAAAAATCGAACCGGGTGATTTTTCATTGGAAAATTATGAGCATCACCCTGCGCTGACAGCGCCCATGGCGGTTTAA
- a CDS encoding IS110 family transposase — protein MKMTSIGIDLAKNVFQVHGVDDHGNTVLRKKLDRVKMAEFFAQLQPCLIGMEACGSAHYWGRKLTAMGHTVKLMAPQFVKAYVKTNKNDMADAEAICEAVSRPNMRFVPIKTDEQQAVLSLHRVRQSFIKARTAQANQIRGLLSEFGIIIPQAIANIARRLPEIMEKSDLPASFRDLLQRLYDHLKDMDKQVDEMDDKIQQWHRSSEMSRKLAEIPGIGPITATALVASIGDAKNFVSGRQLAAWLGLVPRQHSSGGKSVLLGISKRGDTYLRTLLIHGARAVIRFADNKPSTTWLNKLLSRRNKNVAAVALANKNARVVWALLVHEEQRFRPEYCPALAGA, from the coding sequence ATGAAGATGACTTCGATTGGAATCGATTTAGCAAAGAATGTGTTTCAAGTTCATGGCGTCGATGATCATGGAAATACCGTGCTTCGAAAAAAACTCGATCGCGTAAAAATGGCTGAGTTCTTTGCTCAACTGCAACCGTGTTTGATTGGAATGGAAGCGTGTGGCAGCGCCCATTACTGGGGCAGGAAACTGACCGCGATGGGGCATACTGTGAAACTGATGGCTCCTCAATTTGTGAAGGCCTATGTCAAGACCAATAAAAATGACATGGCCGATGCAGAAGCAATTTGTGAGGCCGTTTCTCGGCCTAATATGCGCTTCGTTCCAATAAAAACGGACGAACAACAAGCTGTCCTGTCATTGCACCGAGTGCGTCAGTCTTTTATCAAAGCGAGAACAGCTCAAGCAAACCAAATTCGCGGATTACTGTCCGAGTTCGGCATCATTATTCCGCAAGCAATTGCAAACATCGCCAGGCGTCTCCCTGAAATCATGGAAAAATCAGATTTGCCGGCAAGCTTTCGAGATCTGCTACAACGTTTGTATGATCACTTGAAAGACATGGATAAACAGGTCGATGAAATGGATGACAAAATTCAACAATGGCACCGTTCTTCAGAAATGAGCAGAAAACTTGCAGAAATACCAGGAATAGGTCCCATCACTGCCACGGCATTAGTGGCATCAATTGGAGATGCTAAGAATTTCGTGAGCGGGCGCCAACTAGCTGCCTGGTTAGGACTGGTTCCCCGACAGCATTCCAGTGGGGGCAAATCCGTGCTTTTAGGCATCAGCAAACGCGGTGACACTTATTTACGCACGCTATTGATTCATGGAGCACGAGCGGTGATTCGATTTGCCGACAATAAACCATCTACTACCTGGCTCAATAAGTTACTCAGTCGACGAAATAAAAATGTCGCTGCGGTCGCTCTGGCAAATAAAAATGCGAGGGTAGTATGGGCGTTATTGGTACATGAAGAACAAAGGTTCCGACCTGAGTATTGCCCAGCTCTGGCTGGTGCATAA
- a CDS encoding efflux transporter outer membrane subunit, producing the protein MRLFACLKLKSFVAPYSSTLALGVLCAFLAGCAHNIPISEPPPAVEMPAGWTLSGKPSDQEWPDNDWWKRFGSVELTQLVDEGQRSNLEIAAALARVRQAEAQARIAGAPLLPTADFSAGGNRDLPLGNNGAANTSASGLLQVSYEIDFWGKNKASLAAAEASLKANLYDRQTVALTVTSGIVSTFLQVLSLHDRLNIARENVANAERVLALVEAQSSAGAASPLDLARQRSAVAGQKASIPDLMQQEREAQSALAILLGRSSQTFKVADHGLDTIALPDVTPGLPSELLSRRPDIRRAEAQLAAANANVAVARAALFPSIRLTGSTGAQSGALLSLFNGPNLLANVGTSLVAPIFDAGLLKNQRDLAIAQKQELVQVYRSTVISALSEVDKVLGQIRSLDEQRSLKTTEMEQARFAFNLSEIRYRVGAEDLMTVLDTQRALSDVQNELGALKLKRLQATVSLYKALGGGWQDDASHKISPVPVELNPPKTS; encoded by the coding sequence ATGCGCCTTTTTGCTTGTTTAAAACTGAAATCCTTCGTTGCCCCGTATTCTTCCACTTTAGCCCTAGGCGTGTTGTGCGCTTTTCTGGCGGGGTGTGCGCACAATATTCCTATCTCGGAACCCCCGCCGGCAGTCGAAATGCCGGCAGGCTGGACGCTCAGCGGAAAACCGAGTGATCAGGAATGGCCGGATAATGATTGGTGGAAACGTTTTGGTAGTGTTGAACTTACCCAATTGGTCGATGAAGGGCAGCGTAGTAATCTTGAAATTGCAGCCGCTCTGGCGCGTGTGCGTCAGGCCGAAGCGCAAGCGCGGATTGCGGGCGCGCCGCTATTACCCACAGCCGATTTTTCTGCTGGGGGAAATCGCGACTTACCGTTGGGAAATAATGGTGCTGCGAATACTTCAGCAAGCGGCTTGTTGCAGGTCAGTTACGAAATTGATTTTTGGGGAAAAAATAAAGCCAGTCTGGCCGCTGCCGAGGCCTCGCTAAAAGCGAATCTGTATGATCGACAAACCGTTGCATTGACGGTCACCAGCGGTATCGTCTCGACTTTCCTGCAGGTGTTGTCGTTACATGATCGGCTCAATATCGCGCGCGAGAACGTCGCGAACGCGGAACGGGTACTCGCGTTAGTTGAGGCACAAAGTAGCGCCGGAGCGGCATCACCGTTGGATCTCGCGCGTCAGCGTTCGGCCGTGGCTGGACAGAAAGCCTCGATTCCGGACTTGATGCAGCAGGAGCGCGAAGCGCAGTCGGCGCTGGCAATTCTACTGGGTCGATCATCGCAGACCTTTAAAGTCGCAGATCATGGGCTCGATACCATCGCATTGCCAGACGTGACACCCGGATTGCCCTCCGAATTACTCTCTCGCCGTCCAGATATCCGGCGCGCCGAAGCGCAGCTAGCGGCGGCCAACGCCAACGTCGCTGTGGCACGTGCAGCTTTATTTCCCAGCATCCGCTTGACAGGATCGACCGGTGCGCAAAGTGGCGCGTTGTTATCATTGTTTAATGGACCAAACTTGCTTGCTAACGTTGGGACCTCTCTGGTTGCGCCAATTTTTGATGCAGGCTTATTGAAAAATCAACGGGATCTGGCGATCGCTCAAAAGCAAGAACTTGTGCAGGTTTATCGTTCTACCGTCATTTCCGCGTTATCGGAAGTCGACAAGGTGTTGGGGCAGATCAGAAGTCTGGACGAGCAGCGGTCCTTGAAAACGACTGAAATGGAGCAAGCACGTTTCGCATTTAATTTGTCGGAGATCCGTTATCGGGTCGGGGCAGAAGACTTGATGACCGTGCTGGATACGCAGCGTGCATTATCAGACGTGCAGAACGAATTAGGCGCACTGAAATTGAAGCGGCTACAAGCGACTGTTTCGTTATATAAGGCGCTCGGCGGCGGCTGGCAGGATGATGCCAGCCATAAAATATCGCCGGTCCCGGTTGAGCTTAATCCTCCAAAAACGAGCTAA